The proteins below come from a single Sorghum bicolor cultivar BTx623 chromosome 4, Sorghum_bicolor_NCBIv3, whole genome shotgun sequence genomic window:
- the LOC8056406 gene encoding uncharacterized protein LOC8056406, with protein sequence MALTSMLPFAPSNTSLSYSSRASTAAAFAPRGAHFAAYGRSGGGGAQSLACAAPRRCGRAPRRRRGGGLVVWASADYYATLGVPRAASNKDIKAAYRKLARQYHPDVNKEPGATEKFKEISAAYEVLSDEKKRALYDQYGEAGVKSAVGGPGGAYTTNPFDLFETFFGASMGGFSGMDQSSFRTSRRNTAVQGEDIRYDVILGFTEAIFGTEKDIILSHLETCDTCGGSGSKAGSKMRICSTCGGRGQVMRTEQTPFGLFSQVSICPTCAGEGEVISEYCRKCSGEGRIRVRKEIKVKIPPGVSKGSTLRVRGEGDAGPKGGPPGDLFVCLDIEEPSDIRRDGINLYSTVSISYLEAILGTVKGVRTVDGTSDLRIPPGTQPGDVIVLAKQGVPSLNKPSIRGDHLFTVKVAIPKRISGRERELLEELASLSNGGFARTDAKPKPAQPKRVHQEKEVGASQEDTDKSKEAEGDWLKKLTDFAGSIVNGAAKWLNDNL encoded by the exons TCCTCGTGGGGCCCACTTCGCCGCGTACGGAaggagcggcggcggtggcgcccaATCACTGGCGTGCGCCGCGCCTCGCCGCTGCGGACGGGCTCCGCGGCGGCGCCGCGGAGGGGGCCTGGTGGTCTGGGCGTCGGCCGACTACTACGCGACGCTGGGCGTGCCACGCGCCGCGAGTAACAAGGACATCAAGGCCGCGTACCGGAAGCTCGCGCGCCAG TACCATCCTGATGTCAATAAGGAGCCTGGAGCAACCGAAAAGTTTAAAGAGATAAGTGCAGCGTATGAG GTGCTGTCAGATGAAAAGAAGAGGGCGTTGTATGACCAATATGGTGAAGCTGGGGTTAAGAGTGCAGTTGGAGGCCCCGGTGGAGCTTACACA ACTAATCCATTTGATCTGTTTGAGACATTCTTTGGAGCAAGCATGGGTGGCTTTTCTGGCATGGACCAGAGCTCGTTTAGGACAAGCAGGCGAAACACTGCTGTTCAGGGTGAAGACATCAG ATATGATGTGATTCTGGGGTTCACAGAGGCGATATTTGGAACAGAGAAAGATATTATATTATCTCATTTGGAAACATGCGATACATGTGGTGGTTCTGGATCAAAGGCTGGTTCCAAGATGAGAATATGTTCCACATGTGGTGGGCGAGGGCAAGTAATGCGAACTGAACAAACACCATTTGGTCTGTTCTCTCAG GTTTCTATTTGCCCCACTTGCGCAGGAGAGGGCGAAGTCATTTCAGAGTATTGCAGGAAATGTTCCGGAGAGGGTCGTATCCGTGTCAGAAAGGAGATCAAAGTAAAAATCCCTCCAGGAGTGAGCAAAGGCAGTACTCTTCGTGTACGTGGGGAAGGTGATGCAGGACCAAAAGG TGGGCCTCCTGGAGATCTCTTTGTTTGCCTTGATATAGAGGAACCATCAGATATCAGGAGGGATGGTATAAACTTGTATTCAACTGTGTCAATAAGCTATCTTGAAGCTATTTTGGGCACCGTTAAGGGG GTCAGAACTGTTGATGGAACCAGTGACCTTCGAATACCTCCAGGTACCCAACCTGGTGATGTAATTGTCTTAGCGaagcaaggagttccatcattgaATAAGCCATCTATACGTGGTGATCATTTGTTCACTGTTAAAGTTGCAATACCCAAGCGCATAAG TGGGCGTGAAAGGGAATTACTTGAGGAACTTGCATCTTTGAGTAATGGTGGCTTTGCTCGAACAGACGCCAAGCCAAAACCTGCCCAGCCAAAAC GCGTACATCAAGAGAAAGAAGTAGGTGCTAGTCAAGAAGATACAGACAAATCTAAAGAAGCAGAGGGTGACTGGTTGAAGAAACTTACAGATTTTGCTGG GTCCATTGTTAATGGTGCTGCAAAGTGGCTGAATGACAACCTGTAG